A window of the Cystobacter fuscus genome harbors these coding sequences:
- the bioF gene encoding 8-amino-7-oxononanoate synthase, with amino-acid sequence MSARAGGVATAWAEEGLEALKARGLRRYLEPLDSAQGPLVRLGGETLVNFASNDYLGLAASPTVRAAAAAALEVYGVGSGASRLVVGDTSAHQRLEARLAAFERAEAVLLFNSGYAANVGTLQALVGPGDVVFSDALNHASLIDGCRLSRARTVVYPHSDVEALERALVSTPARRRLVVTDTVFSMDGDLAPLHDIVQVCQAHGAALLVDEAHATGVLGERGAGLCEALGLEGSVDVRMGTLSKSLGGLGAYIAASRPVVDFVLQRARPLVYSTALPAALCAAAEAAVDIVERDDALRARLWRNIHRFSTGLRALGFAVEPRSAVFPVIVGEPERAVAASQALRSRGLLVKAIRPPTVPEGTSRLRFCLSAAHTEGQIDLALAALRALNL; translated from the coding sequence GTGAGCGCGCGCGCGGGAGGCGTGGCCACCGCGTGGGCCGAGGAGGGGCTCGAGGCCCTGAAGGCCCGAGGGCTGCGCCGCTATCTGGAGCCGCTCGACTCCGCCCAGGGGCCGCTCGTGCGCCTGGGCGGCGAGACGCTCGTCAACTTCGCCTCCAACGACTACCTGGGCCTGGCCGCGTCGCCCACCGTGCGCGCCGCGGCCGCCGCCGCGCTCGAGGTGTATGGCGTGGGCTCCGGCGCGAGTCGGCTCGTGGTGGGCGACACCTCCGCGCACCAGCGGCTGGAGGCCCGGCTCGCCGCCTTCGAACGCGCCGAGGCCGTGCTCCTGTTCAACTCGGGCTACGCGGCCAACGTGGGCACCCTCCAGGCGCTCGTGGGCCCCGGGGACGTCGTCTTCTCCGACGCCCTCAACCACGCCTCCCTCATCGACGGCTGCCGGCTGTCGCGCGCCCGCACGGTCGTCTACCCCCACTCGGACGTCGAGGCGCTGGAGCGCGCCCTGGTCTCCACCCCCGCGCGTCGCCGGCTCGTCGTCACCGACACCGTGTTCTCCATGGACGGAGACCTCGCCCCCCTGCACGACATCGTCCAGGTGTGCCAGGCCCATGGCGCGGCGCTCCTCGTCGACGAGGCGCATGCCACGGGCGTGCTCGGCGAGCGCGGCGCCGGGCTGTGCGAGGCGCTGGGCCTGGAAGGGTCCGTGGACGTGCGCATGGGCACGTTGAGCAAGTCGCTCGGCGGGCTGGGCGCGTACATCGCCGCGTCCCGCCCGGTGGTGGACTTCGTGCTCCAGCGCGCCCGGCCCCTCGTCTATTCCACCGCGCTGCCCGCCGCCCTGTGCGCCGCGGCCGAGGCCGCCGTGGACATCGTCGAGCGCGATGACGCGCTGCGTGCCCGGCTGTGGCGCAACATCCACCGCTTCTCCACGGGGCTGCGCGCGCTCGGCTTCGCCGTGGAGCCCCGCAGCGCCGTCTTCCCCGTCATCGTGGGCGAGCCCGAGCGCGCCGTCGCGGCGTCCCAGGCGCTGCGCTCCCGGGGCCTGCTCGTCAAGGCCATCCGCCCGCCCACCGTCCCCGAGGGCACCAGCCGCTTGCGCTTCTGTCTGTCCGCCGCGCATACCGAGGGCCAGATCGACCTGGCGCTCGCCGCCCTGCGCGCCCTCAACCTCTAG
- a CDS encoding pyridoxal phosphate-dependent aminotransferase, with translation MSPFSARTGFARTWNALALALASRRARGLPVMDLTETNPTRVELPLPAPAPLAHPEALRYAPESLGLFSAREAVAGFLGTRGRALRPEHLVLSASTSEAYGWLFKLLCEPGDNVLVPAPSYPLFEYLARLEGVQTRTYRLPRVHGFGLDVDAVDAARDARTRAVLVVNPGNPTGHYLREGELEALGALCARAGLALVSDEVFSDFAWDAEPGRVGSVAGRALPMPTFSLSGLSKVAGLPGLKLAWMHVGGPEAARDEALARLELVADTYLPVNTPVQLSLPEWLAHAPRFQGAVLARVKENRRRLLEARPSGASWDVVPAQGGWSAVLRIPLEPGEEATCLALLDEGVSVQPGYFYDFRGGAFLVLSLLTHPDVFAAALGPLARVLAAGG, from the coding sequence GTGAGTCCCTTCTCCGCGCGCACGGGGTTCGCGCGGACGTGGAACGCCCTGGCCCTGGCGCTCGCCAGCCGCCGCGCCCGGGGACTGCCGGTGATGGACCTCACGGAGACCAACCCCACCCGCGTGGAGCTGCCCCTGCCAGCGCCCGCGCCGCTGGCCCACCCCGAGGCCCTGCGCTACGCCCCCGAGTCCCTGGGCCTTTTCTCCGCCCGCGAGGCGGTGGCGGGCTTCCTGGGCACGCGGGGGAGGGCGCTCCGCCCCGAGCACCTCGTCCTCTCGGCGAGCACGAGCGAGGCCTACGGCTGGCTCTTCAAGCTGCTGTGCGAGCCGGGGGACAACGTGCTCGTCCCCGCGCCCAGCTACCCGCTCTTCGAGTACCTCGCGCGGCTGGAGGGCGTCCAGACGCGCACCTATCGCCTGCCCCGCGTGCATGGCTTCGGCCTGGACGTGGACGCGGTGGACGCCGCGCGTGACGCGCGCACGCGGGCGGTGCTCGTGGTGAATCCCGGCAACCCCACGGGCCACTACCTGCGCGAGGGCGAGCTGGAGGCGCTCGGCGCCCTGTGCGCGCGGGCCGGGCTGGCGCTCGTGTCCGACGAGGTCTTCTCCGACTTCGCCTGGGACGCGGAGCCGGGGCGGGTGGGCTCGGTGGCCGGGCGGGCGCTGCCGATGCCCACCTTCAGCCTGTCGGGGCTGTCGAAGGTCGCGGGCCTGCCGGGCCTCAAGCTCGCGTGGATGCACGTGGGGGGACCCGAGGCGGCGCGGGACGAGGCCCTGGCGCGTCTGGAGCTGGTGGCGGACACGTACCTGCCGGTGAACACGCCCGTGCAGCTCAGCCTGCCGGAGTGGCTGGCCCACGCGCCTCGTTTCCAGGGCGCGGTGCTCGCGCGGGTGAAGGAGAACCGGCGCCGGTTGCTCGAGGCCCGGCCGTCGGGCGCGTCCTGGGACGTGGTGCCCGCCCAGGGCGGCTGGAGCGCCGTGTTGCGCATCCCCCTGGAGCCCGGTGAGGAGGCCACGTGTCTGGCCCTGCTGGACGAGGGGGTGAGCGTGCAGCCGGGATACTTCTATGACTTCCGGGGAGGTGCCTTCCTCGTGCTGTCGCTGTTGACGCACCCGGACGTCTTCGCCGCCGCCCTGGGGCCGCTCGCGCGCGTGCTGGCCGCGGGCGGCTAG
- the bioD gene encoding dethiobiotin synthase, giving the protein MARRRALPPAPRFFVTGTDTGVGKTQASRALLSLMADAGLSPQGFKPYESGCASLRAPADALSLREAARSDLPLDLVCPHRFRAPLAPGIAARRLGREPDWGVTLAAWERVGQGAVVVEGAGGLFVPLDSSHDVIDLISTLGLPVLLVARAGLGTLNHTALSLEALAARNIPVAAVLLSRSSPTRDPSERDNAALIAERHGVRVLGPVPYLLQPVRRHAAFRAALAPLLGMDRARAR; this is encoded by the coding sequence TTGGCCCGTCGACGTGCGCTTCCCCCGGCCCCCCGCTTCTTCGTCACGGGCACGGACACCGGCGTGGGCAAGACCCAGGCCTCCCGTGCCCTGCTGTCCCTGATGGCCGACGCGGGGCTGTCTCCCCAGGGCTTCAAGCCCTACGAGAGCGGGTGTGCCTCCTTGCGCGCCCCCGCGGACGCGTTGAGCCTGCGCGAGGCCGCGCGCAGCGACCTGCCCCTGGACCTCGTCTGCCCCCACCGCTTCCGCGCGCCCCTGGCCCCGGGCATCGCCGCGCGCCGCCTCGGCCGCGAGCCCGACTGGGGCGTCACCCTCGCCGCCTGGGAGCGGGTGGGGCAGGGGGCCGTGGTCGTCGAGGGCGCCGGCGGCCTCTTCGTCCCGCTCGACTCCTCCCACGACGTCATCGATCTCATCTCCACGCTCGGCCTGCCCGTGCTGCTCGTCGCCCGCGCGGGCCTGGGCACGCTCAACCATACGGCCCTGTCCCTCGAGGCCCTCGCCGCGCGCAACATCCCTGTCGCGGCGGTGCTGCTGTCGCGGAGCTCCCCCACGCGCGACCCCTCCGAGCGCGACAACGCGGCGCTCATCGCCGAGCGCCACGGCGTCCGTGTCCTCGGCCCTGTTCCCTACCTGTTGCAGCCGGTACGCCGTCACGCGGCGTTCCGTGCGGCACTCGCCCCACTGCTCGGGATGGATCGCGCGCGAGCCCGATAA